ACCACTTTATCTCCCACCTCCTTCCTCCTTGGGCAGAGGAAACCTCCAAAGAGTAGAGTTCAGAGAGCTGCAGACATTGTCTTTTTTGGTTCAGATTAAACAGGGCAAGGTAGATGCAGGTACCAGCATAAACCATGTCAGGAGCAGTTCAGCTCCTTTGGCTAAAAGCCTCAGAAAGCTGAGGAATAGGCCAGGTAAAAGAATGGTTCTAGAGTATTTATAGAGCACAGTTAGGCTCCCAAATGTCTGCTGGGTTCTGAATTCTTGCAGCTGATGAAAACAATAGCAAGCTGCCATGCCTGATTGTTTCTTACCATTTCTTACCTGCCTTGCAGGTAGAGGAGAATCCATAACAAGATAAAGCAAGAAAGAGGAGACAAGTTTTCTTTCCCAGTCCAGGAAAAATAATCTGCTGGATTATAATCTGCAAACAGTGGAGAGTGCCAACATGAGCAACGAGAGGCCACAGAACCCCAACTCATCTACACTGACTGAGGGCCTGAAGAAAAAGAGGGGGAGACCAAAGAAGCAGCCACAGGTGAGGGAACATCATCCCAGGAGGCTGCCTGAGGATGCCATGGCAGTAGCCCAATGGAATCCgcaggcagccctgggaagCTGCTTGCTAACAAGGACAAAGAAGGGAGAGGTGTTCTCTGATAAGTGCTGGGGCTACCCAGGATAGCAGCAAGATCTGCACTCTGGGAAATCTCAGCTCCTGGCCTCAGAGGTACCTCTGATGAGACAGGCAGTGACATTCAGCCTGGACACGTGAGAGGGGCTGACCAGGTTTCTGTTCTAGTCTGGAGACTTTCACATGTTGTCACCCTCTGTTTCTGCACCAGTAATTGGATAGAACAGGCAAGATCCCCCCTGGCCAGAGTTCTTGGAATTTACTAATTTCCCCAGCCCAAAAGACAAAGTTGTAGGAATATTGCTGATTATCTTCTAATGCACTTCACAACTGGAAAAGCGGAGACAACCAGCTATTTAGGGGTCTGGGTGCTTGTAGTGGGGTAAGACAGTCCAAGACCAACCAGAATGAGAGAATGTAAATTGTTTCAGAGATCATCCTGCTTAGATGGTTTTCTCCTTTTATCCCAGGAGGATGGTGGAAATACAGCTGTTATCCCACAGGATGCTGTGGAGCCACAGCCAGTGAAGAAACCACGAGGAAGGccaaaaggaaacaagaaagcATCTGGTCTGACTGGGGGAACGGTGAGAGGAAAGGGCTTACACCCATTTACAGGGGAGAGAAGCACTGCCAGAGAGACAAGCAGGGATGTTTCTCTTAGTTCAAAGTGAACTAAGAGAAACTTAGTGAAAGTTGCCTCTAATTCAACTCAGCTTTAATTGCCACTGTTGGACAGATCAGTTACTGTGGTTTTAGTCCTTACTCATCTCCCAGCCTTCCTGTGTTGCCACTGCTTGTTCAGCAGTTTCCTTCCAGTGTTTCTCCTTCACCACTGCCAAATAATCACAACCAGTGCAGTCAGGCAGGTGTTTCCTCCTCAACTGTTTTCTATCCCCAGCTTTTGCTTTATCTGCTGCATGTGAGATGAGACCTTTACACAAGGATCACCTTGGCCTTGTTCAGTGGTTTGGTCACGATGCCCAGCAAATCTGAGAGCTGACAATATTTTCCCCCCTTTGTTTTCAATAAAGGCAAAACCTTCTGCTGGGAAAAGGCAAAGAGGGAGGCCCCGCAAATGGGTGAGTATGGTGTTTGGttctttccctcttctccaGTCACAGATCCAGGGGAACTTTCAGCTGTGTTGCCCTTCTCACATTCTGTGTCTGCCACAACATTATTTTAGCCTTGATAGCCTGAAAATAATTAGGGAAACTCTGGCTGCATTCCTGATGGCCTCCAAGGTTCAGCTACTGAAGAATTGAGAGACAGGGGGAGATGCTGTACTTAAATTAAGACATACCAAACTTTGACAGTATAGCACTTTCTCAGGCTTGGAATGTCAGACCAGAGATTCTATCTTTCCTCAAAGAGAGGGGTTGTCTTCCCAGAAGACTTGAAAGACTGAAGCAATTGCTTAGCGTGTCAGTTTGtctcaaaaaaagaaacttaaaattAAACTAACAGAGAAATTTGATTAATGGAGGAACTTTTGAGTCCTGCTGGCAGGAGACTCTTTTATGCAGCAAACAAAGGATTAGTAAGAATCAGTAGTtaagaataaaacatttcaggtgtaaaaacaagacaaaagcTTTTAATCAATACAATATTCAGTCTTGTGAACTGTTAATAGTATGTTATCTGTCATTAGGggtgattaaaaaaaccccgaaCCATTATTTAGTGTGCATCACAAAAATTGCTAGATCCAAACCCAAACTGTGCACTTGCTGCAGGAATCCATAGGTTTGTTGTACAGCTGTGGTGGCACAGGAGTgctcaggaggggaaggaacacCTCTGGCTCAGCAGAaccagaggggacagagcagcctgggagggcCGTGCAGAAGGCGTGGAAGGAAAGGAAGTGCCAGTATATGATCTAAAGAGAGATCAGAAGTCTTTTCTAATGTGTTAGTGATCTTGCCATGCAGGTAGTTCCTGGATAGTGGAAAACTGTTTGCAAGCCCTATGTAGAATGTCCCAGACAAGGTAACTGGTGCATAGATCTGTTCCTTCTCGCAATCCAAAATCTGCTCCTTCTCTGCAATCCAGGAGAGATAGTAACTCTAGTTCAGCACACTGCTCTTGCTCAAAGCCCATTGCTTTCCCTAAGCCCATTTATATTATGTTATTTAAATACACTCATTGGGGAAGTCTGTGTTACCAGTGCTTAAAGCAACCAGCTGTGCAAACTGGGATCCTCTAGCTCTATGGAAAATCATCAGAGGCAGAAGTGGCCATGTCTTAAAGAACACAGCCTTACCCAGTGAATTCTGCTGATGTCATTTGTGGACTGACAAATCTCTAAGATAAACAGGAGGAGTTAGAACTCTTAACATTTCAAAATGTGTCATTCTTACTTTGATTGGTGAAGTATTCTGATGTTTCACTTCAGAATTAAACAGCTCAAGAATTTTTGGGGAGTAAAaccaaagcagaaggaaaagagcaATCATTTTGGTTTTAACTGTCAATAGACAAAATATTTAACTGGTCAAGACAGGGAAATAACGTGAAATATAGTAAATATTCTTGATAAAAATCTCCACAGCTGCATAATGGACAGGCTTTTTCAAAGTGTTGGGCGGTTTCTCATGTCTGGTAATGAGATGGTTTATTAGAGACTCTGATAACTATTCAGAGACTTGTAAATGTGTGTGGACACTACATGCCCTGGTGTGTGATCTTGCCTGTGGCTGGATGTAGGAGTTGGTGGCAAATGGATGTACTGTCAGGGCTGTATAGTCTTGTTTAAATTCAATGTATTTTGCATATTTGCAGTTTTGTCTTTCGATACCTGATTTTGCATGGGggcttgtttatttttgttgtttttctttgtagcCTCAAGCAGTGGTCCAAGGAGAGTCTGAGGGAGGAAATAGTCTGGAAAGCAGTGACTGGAACTTGAACTCAGCACCAGCTGCACAAGGTTTGAAATTAGATAATAATTGCACAAGACTGAACAGTGGAGCCACACTCTGGCAAACCATGCATGTACCCACAAAGTTCTACCACTGGCTGCAGTCTTTGGGGTGAATTTTATAAACAGGAGAATTTGCAAGGCTTCCAGGCACATTGCTTCCATCTAATTCAGTTGTGACTGCTTCAACAGAAGTGGAGGTAGAATAAAAAGAGGGGAGGAAAATCTATGTCTGTCTTTCCAAGGAGTCATATCTGAGATTCTGGTCACTGATACAGGTACAGCTCAGTGAAGTTGTCTGCCTGGTGtgtaaaaagtgaaaatagGCAAGACATTAGCAATAGACTTACTTGGAAAAGTTTATGAATAGAAGATCCCTTGGTGTTTGGGACATTTTAGTACTCTGGATTAATCCAGAATGCATCCAGGATGATCTTCCTCTTTTATTCCTGGCTTGTACTCTGTGGCAATGGCTGGTACTGGCAGAGGTGCCTTAGCAACACAGACAGTGATGGCACTGACCAGTTCCTGTAGAAGGCTCCCATTTATCTCAGCTTCTGAGATGAGATGCCAGATAACTGTTACCACTGTTGTAGGAAGACACGGATACCAGAGCCCCAACCTTTGCTGAACCTTGTGAAAATACAAATCTGAGTCTATGCTGTTCAGGACTGCTTCTGAGGGTAGATTCCAGGAAAACTTGTGTGCATCTATATCCTACCATCAGTGAGCCTTACAGGAAACTCTTAATGAAATGTGTTCCCTGGAGGGAGAAGGGGCCAGGAGCCCGGGGGAGGCAGATGTTGCCTGCTTTGCCAtgtggcagcacagctgctccctcctgccattGGTGTGTGAAGTGACTCTGGGCAGTCCAGCCCTGCTTCTTAGAAAGTCCCTGGAAATGCCCCATGATGAAATGCCAGAGGAGCTAACCTCAGTTGCTCAATTCAGTTTCCTCtggggctcctgctcctgtaTCACTTCCTGCCACGGCGCTGTGCGCTGCCATCGGCAGGGCCGCGGGCTCGCAGGGGATGAGCTCACCTCCGGCCCAGCCACCGCCGCCTCTGGTACAGTTACACATCACCCAAACCACAGCCACCGAGGGGACTTTCTTCCTCTCAGTGTGAGTGGGGCCCGGGGCGGAGGCAGGAGGGATCTGTTTCCCTGCCGTTGCAGTGAGGTCACAGCAGATGTGACAGGATAAGCGGATGCTGCGGTCGCTGGAGACGCCGTGCAGAATGTGATAGTGCAGCCCCAGCCGTGATAGTGCAGCCCCAACCGCTGTGCTCGCCCGTGCCGGGCACAGACAGGGGACTTCTGCTCCTGGGGAACgcctgcactgctgtgggaaTGAAAAACAGCCAGGAAACCAGTGGGGAGAAGTATGTACAGTATGAAACCAGCCAATCCTCTGGAAAAGTTCTTAAGCTCAGGAGCTTGAGATGGAGTGCTAATCCTGCTTTGAAACTTCTgactggaaagggaaaggggaagcaTGCTGTTCTGCCTCACTGGCAACTGTAGATCCTGGGGCTTGTTTGCAagcacagtgcagctgcagcagcttgcACAGGTAGCTTCTGGATTAACCCATTCTGTGAGTCTGGGTTTAACTGGGCTATTATATGCCTGCAAGTTTTTGTGCTACTCGTGCAGGAGGCTACTGCTCTGAGACTTGTTAGCAGGAGTCTGATCTCATAATGATTTTCTACTATGGACATAGCCAGAGTTTTGGTCATTGAGAACTTCGGTATTTTCTTTCCAGGTGAAGGTTTttgaggtgctgcagcagggagggggtgaGAGGGTACATGTGCTTGCCCATCCTGCAGGTTATACACTGCACAACTCTGGGAaagagctctgccctgggcttcGTGACTGCAGCATTCAGATGAATTGCTGAAGTTAACACTGGCTGACTGTCTGTTGTGGAGAAAATGAAGATATAAGAAGAGCTGAATTAGAAAGAAACAGGATTTGCAAGCCTccagtgggacagagctgctttAAAGccagctggtttttttcccatagcCTTTGCCTGAGGATCTAGCTCTGGTTTTCCCAAGGCAGTGGTTATGGGGGATTCCTGGTTATCCAAGAGCAGGCAGGAGTTTGTTAATGGATTAGGCTCTGTTGTGTTGCTATACCTGTAGATGCTGCCAATCACAGCTTCAGCATTaacacttctgtttttctgagtcagaaagcatttcattttttttctgtgaataccATTACTAAAGGACTGATGGATCTTATTTCATAGGCTCCTAAGccacagtgacagatgtggtttgtCTGATTAACTGTTCTTGGCTAATGAACTGTAGatgtgagagggagagagattgCTTTATGGTAAAATTTCCAGGAGCCAGTGCAAAGCCTGGAAACAGCTTTGGGATCTTGTTCCTTTTTGTCTCTTGCTATCCCTGCATTCTTTTTCATACAAACTGTCTCACTTGGTTTCCTCTGCTACCCTGATGGTCACCTCAGCTCCACTGAAAGCCAGGGATGAGGCACAGATCACATCAAGCCTGTGTAGCCAGAAACATTCTCCACTCACACCATTTCCAGATGTTCTATGCACCAACTTCTGTGGTATTTGATATTGGGAGGGTGCTTTGGGTAAGGGGTGTCTCCTGAGGATTTGAGGAAATAAGTAATAACTGTCAGCAGAGGTGGTTGATAagtgtttgcagagcagaaacCAGACAATTCCAAACAGACTGTCACTTCTGGGCCCTCAGTAGCCTCATGCTGCCTGGGAAGCCATTTGTGTCAGGAGCTCCATTTAGCTGGTGCAAGAGCAATGGGAATGTTGCTGTGAAGACTTTTGGTTGTTGGGGAGTGGAGCCTTGTCACCTCTCAACCTTGTATGGGCTCTGTAAGTAGTGTTGGGCAGCAGGACTCCTGAACCCAAAGCTCTAACCCTTTCTCTCCTGTGATCTTTCCTTTAGGCACCACTGGAAAAGATGGTTCCAGGTTCAGCAAAACCACTGGTCTTAGGAAAGCTCTTGAGTaacatccctgctgcagctcagtagTGTCCTACCTGTTCATGTCTTACTGAAGCCAGAGGACTGGAAAGCAAATGGGACTTTTAATGTTGTGTTTCAGATTCTTCATTTGTGATCATTTTAGCCTGTTGCCTGTGGACTTGCTTACCCCAAACATCCAAACAAGGATTTAGGGGAAGAAATGGCAAATGCCTTGTTGGAGAGATGCCTTTTACATTTTGTAGTATATCTTTGataataatttctctttaaaatacttGGATAACCTGGTGCCTTGCCCTGCCACAGAGAGCAGTACTTCAACAGAAGTTGACTCAGCTATACAGATACAGGAAAGGACATCTATTTGCACAGCTAATGGCTGAGCTTGTCTGCCTTATCCCATCTAGCAGATTGGTGGAGCAGTGCCATGAGTTAAGTTTTTTACTGTGTTGCCCACAGGGGATAGCCCTTGAGTCTTTTCTTGACTATTTCCagtttgctctgtgctgctgttccagtgGCCAGTAACCTGCATGCTTTAGGGGAAAGTTTGCACCCTGATGTCTTAGGGATTGATTCTGAAATTTTCATCTTTGTCATCAGCTCAGGGCCTTCTCCTATAACTTTGTCTGGCCTGGTGGCTCTCCCCCTGTGTTTGCTAGCAGCTCCAAGTACACAGTGCTTACAAGCTTAGTCACAGCCACTGGATTTCATCCCTTCAAAGTATCTgtaaaaaaagttttacaaaagctgcttccctgcagagccttaGAATTCAATTTAAATTAGTTTAAATTCAGTCCCTAACATGCATCTATGGGGTCCTCTAGTGTCTCAACTATGCAAATAAAAGCTGTTGatagttttgttttgggagGCATCAGTAGCCTGTTGGTTTGAGATTGTTGCTGGCTGCTCTGTTTCACACTGTTTTCAGATTTGTGCTTTTGGTCTTTGAGCTGAACTTGTTAAATTCTGAGGAATTGAGGTACTTTCAATATCCAGTTGCAAATAGTGAAATCCCAGTGGTGTTTTCCATCTCCTGGATGTTCTGCCTGCCTATTAAAGGGACAAAGTGGGTATTTCAATTATTTCTGACAGGATGTAAAATTGGCTAGCTATACagtgttaaatatttaaacagaacATAATTGGCTTTAAATTTATGGTGGTGCATAGTAGAAACCCATGAAATGGCTGTATATATTGAACTCATTTATTATCTTTTCATCAGAGTTCTGTTCCCTTGGCAAGTATTTATTTAACACAAGAAAATGTATGCAGAATTAAGAAGGGCTGATTGGAGTGATAATGAGGGGGAAAagtgtggtgggttttttttttccctttttggtAATTTTGTCCTATCCACACAGTTTAGTATGAGTCCTTATCCCATTAGTTCTGCTTAGTAGTGATGACTCTCAGTCTTAATTCTGTGTGGTGTCTGCTTTGCCCTAAGGATACTCTCTTGTGTATGAAGCTTGGTGGTCACAGCAGAAAACTGCATCACAGATAATCTTTATGCCTCCACTACCAAATAGCTGAGAAATCAAGGACTAAATGGATTAGGTCACAGGGACTGACCTAAATCCTGTGCTATAGggtgagctgtgctgccagatACAAGGAGTTtgacccccagctcctgctgtggggaTAACTGCAGATGGGACATGACACAAGTGAATCTTTACTGTTGATGGTTACATGAGAAGGTGCAGATGGTGCTCCCCTGagttctgctgctctccagtgcATACACAAGTTCAGCTGCAGTTTATATCTGCTTTCAAAGACCACTCCAGTAGCAGACCAAAATATTTTACCAGCTTCTGGGCCTGATTTTCAGTTGAATTGGCAGGTTCAGTACTCTGTGTTCAAGGCTCTACTGCCTGTTTAATTAACCCCTGCTACCTGAGAGCAAGAGCTATTGCAGGGTAAGACTGGAACTTCAGCTTCTAAATGGATTAAGGATTACATCTGTAAGAGACTCAGGCTTTTCCTGTGACATCAGTTAGTCCTTTCTCAGCTGGTGGCATGGAATTGGGGTGCAAACTGCCTTGGCTAGATAGTAAATCCATCTGCTTTAGGTCAGCAGTATTCCTCTGGGAAGTGCATGCAAGTACTGctcttaaaaaatgaaaaaatttagTCTTTGTTACCTCTTAACATTCTGCTGAAAAACCACAGTAAAGGACTTGTTTCCATAAAAAATGCAAGTGCACAGGAGAACAAACAGAATTCCACTCTTAGGAGCTCTTCTGTGTGTAGTTGAAACCCCAATCCCTAACTTCAGCTTCCATGTTTATTAGCAGGGAATTAGAATGGAAGTCAATGCCTGTGAAAGGTGGGCAGAATTCCAGACATCTTCAGGGAGCTAGGATCTCACACTGGATCACTGGGATTGTCTTTTTTGAAAttgtaaacatttttgttatttcccatgattaattttgttttctgtgtagACAAAGCTACCTCTAAGCAAGTGCATGTCAAAGTTTTTAATCTCAGGCAGTTTTGGTCTGACTTGGCCAAAAATAAGAGGTCATTACAGTTGGTTAAACCACAGGAGGTGAGCGAGGTTTGTTGTTCAGCAAAGTTTGGAAGTTTCCCCATAAATGGTTTTGATGAAGGCATAGAGAGTGTTGGCAACTTTCAAATTAGCCTTgaagtttgttttaaataaaggtGTTAAACAAAAGCCCCTCAGGCTCCTGCTTTGCCTCCTCCTTGTGCAACACCCTCAGCACACATATACACATTGCTGGACAAGGTGAGTTTGTCTTGACCTAGAGTTCTGGGGATTATAAACAGAAATTTGGTCAttcaggagcagccccagattgatatgaaaacaagaaatgagCATGAGGACTCGCACATGGAGAAAACCAGACAGGCTTCTTAACCCAAATGTGGGTTCCTAATTCCATCCATTTGTGTGTCTTGGAGGCTGGATTGGAACACAGGCCAGTTCTGTTTCACATGTACACTCAGAAGTCTCCACAGTCGAGTCTGGTTCTCCCCCACATTGTTCTCTGGGCTATACAGCTACTTAGCTTTTCATACAATTAATTATCTGTGCATTGCCTCTTCAGTTCATCTGACAGCTTTCCTAACTAgtcccaaattttggggctgTGGGCCAGAGGAGACAGCAGCAAATCTGAAATACATCATCAATGTCATCATGTTCTGTTCCCCTTGGTGTGGGCAGAGTTGCAGGTGAGCTGATGAACCCCTGGTTTGTGCAGGAATTCAGTTTAAGAATaaattgggatttctttttGTACTCTGTATGCCCAGGACTGGGAGCTGGAAGTTCCTGTCCTCCTGACTTCTCCAGATGGCCTTTCTGAGGAGATCTGAGTTTCTCTGCTGTAGAATGTTAAACTTTGACCaccacagagcccctgtgcaagtttttcatatttaatcCAGTTTTTGAAAGAGCAGAGTAATTCACTGCACACATTACCAGCAGATACTGGGGATACACTTCAGCAGTTTCTGTGGGAAAATGCAAATGACAGGAGAAAAAGACAATCACACTAGACTTTCATGTAAATAGTTTAATTATATTTCAAtgctttaaaacacagaaacacttGAATTAAATTACATCATAATGCTTCTGCTAAATTATACATCCAAGAACTTAGAGGAGGTGCTAGGGAACTAAAAGAATACTCCAGTCTGAGCCCAGCAATTACCCATAATATTCTTTTAGTCTTACAGTCTTCTTTACTCTAAGGGCAGTCATCACAGGACAAAGCCTACCACCACAGGGACAATGTCTCAGGAGAATTCCTCTGTAGCTGTGTTTGTTGTGCTGCAGCACATGGAGCTGGGAGAAGGGCACACACTGGCCTCACACATTGAAGGAccagctcagctcacacttGCTTTTGTGGAGTTTAAAACAACACCTCCTAAGAGTTCTGGGGAAAATCCAGTAATGTAAGACAGCTGGACACCCCTACtgccctgtgcatccctgtgctgctgcagtgcagggacaggggacaggcagtGAAGGGAGAAATCAGATGTGTGGCTGTTCTCAGTGAGCACTTgcagaagtgtgtgtgtgtttgtgttggGAGGTGTTTGTCTCTCAGCTGATTGCTGGGAAATACCCACAGACAGACTCCAAAATCTAAGGCTCTAATCTGCATTGCACTGAGTATTTGTACCTATGCACCTTccttccagcagcatccctagggtcacacagcagctgcc
This genomic interval from Catharus ustulatus isolate bCatUst1 chromosome 13, bCatUst1.pri.v2, whole genome shotgun sequence contains the following:
- the LOC117002284 gene encoding high mobility group protein HMGI-C-like; this encodes MSNERPQNPNSSTLTEGLKKKRGRPKKQPQEDGGNTAVIPQDAVEPQPVKKPRGRPKGNKKASGLTGGTAKPSAGKRQRGRPRKWPQAVVQGESEGGNSLESSDWNLNSAPAAQGTTGKDGSRFSKTTGLRKALE